One stretch of Spirochaeta lutea DNA includes these proteins:
- the hisC gene encoding histidinol-phosphate transaminase, with translation MKFRQCIQTIAPYQPGLRSQGSIKLSSNENPLGPSPRAMDAVRETVPMIHTYPDGANRELTAAISDRLGVGSDQIIIGNGSDELFLQIAGILLEGDSTAVSARQTFSEYRFSVAVFGGTMREVNLSPQGRFDLQAILHACDDSTRLVFICNPNNPTGTYLTHRELLDFLTVMNDRFPDALVVVDEAYQDYVTAPDFPDSVALLASCPNMIITRTFSKIYGLAGLRVGYAVSHPEVIAQLKRVKQPFNVNLLAQSAARAALSDEDFHHRSREINQLSKTRLTGLCDSLGFSYFQTQANFLCITLAEDLGIESVELPPTALGEYRLPDGVNNLSSFAFRHFNEYGVSIRALQSFGLPSAVRITLGMDEQMQGVYQGLERLAELARKGS, from the coding sequence ATGAAATTCAGACAGTGTATCCAGACTATAGCTCCATACCAGCCGGGGCTTCGCAGCCAGGGCAGTATCAAGCTTAGCTCTAACGAAAACCCCCTGGGGCCGAGCCCCCGTGCTATGGATGCGGTTAGGGAAACGGTACCGATGATTCACACCTACCCTGACGGTGCGAACAGGGAGCTCACGGCGGCCATTTCGGATCGCCTTGGGGTGGGGAGCGATCAAATTATCATTGGTAACGGAAGCGACGAGTTGTTTCTCCAGATTGCGGGCATCCTGTTGGAGGGTGATTCGACTGCGGTTAGCGCTCGCCAGACCTTCAGCGAATACCGGTTTTCCGTCGCGGTATTCGGGGGAACCATGCGCGAGGTGAATCTAAGCCCCCAGGGTCGATTTGATCTCCAGGCCATTCTCCATGCGTGCGATGATTCAACCAGACTGGTATTCATCTGTAATCCGAACAATCCCACCGGTACCTACCTCACCCACCGGGAACTGTTGGATTTTCTCACGGTGATGAACGACAGGTTTCCCGATGCTCTGGTGGTGGTTGATGAGGCATACCAGGATTATGTTACCGCTCCGGACTTCCCCGATTCAGTAGCCCTACTCGCCTCATGTCCGAATATGATTATTACCCGGACCTTCTCGAAGATTTACGGTCTGGCCGGGTTACGGGTCGGATACGCTGTGTCCCATCCTGAGGTTATTGCCCAGCTTAAACGGGTAAAGCAGCCCTTCAATGTCAACCTCCTGGCCCAATCAGCCGCCCGGGCGGCCCTGTCGGACGAGGATTTTCACCACCGAAGCCGGGAGATTAACCAGCTCAGTAAAACCCGACTTACCGGATTGTGTGATAGCCTGGGATTTTCCTACTTCCAAACCCAGGCGAATTTTCTGTGTATTACCCTGGCGGAGGATCTTGGGATCGAGAGCGTCGAATTGCCTCCGACCGCTCTGGGGGAGTACCGTCTCCCCGATGGGGTGAACAATCTCTCGAGTTTCGCATTCCGTCATTTCAATGAATACGGGGTAAGTATTCGTGCACTGCAGTCCTTCGGGCTTCCCTCGGCGGTTCGAATCACCCTTGGCATGGATGAACAGATGCAGGGAGTATATCAGGGACTGGAGCGCCTTGCGGAACTCGCTCGGAAGGGATCATGA
- a CDS encoding PrsW family intramembrane metalloprotease has translation MNLSTLVSQFSLALGGALVLSLLLWIRLRRILADPQKRPGYIAGDVPIWMYVLGALGIGLLTVLIVGGILQGLNWFQPFTFTGARLSQRYSIREFSPTWSTVQSLIAMFLRSAALEELVKVFLIWLITRGLTTRAYSVLAPSQRSTFITVVPVFLGFIFGIGFGAGETLLFALGNFQLLVLRGSTAVILHGVTAGIAARSIPARELGLRSWAWIAAAMGIHWLYNLLLALPSPFNYLVFVLLAGAMVRILGGIRATQ, from the coding sequence ATGAACCTTTCCACCCTGGTTTCCCAGTTTAGCTTGGCCCTGGGGGGCGCCTTGGTACTCAGCCTGCTGCTATGGATCCGGCTCCGGAGGATTCTTGCCGATCCCCAAAAACGGCCGGGGTATATTGCCGGGGATGTACCCATCTGGATGTACGTTCTCGGTGCCCTGGGAATCGGACTTCTTACGGTACTGATTGTGGGTGGCATTTTACAGGGATTGAATTGGTTTCAGCCCTTCACGTTTACCGGCGCCCGGCTGTCTCAGCGCTACTCCATCAGGGAATTTTCACCGACCTGGTCGACGGTGCAGTCCTTGATAGCTATGTTCTTACGATCCGCCGCCCTTGAAGAACTGGTGAAGGTCTTCTTGATTTGGCTCATAACCCGGGGTTTGACCACCCGGGCGTATTCGGTATTAGCACCATCCCAGCGCTCCACCTTCATTACCGTGGTTCCGGTTTTCTTGGGCTTCATATTTGGAATCGGATTCGGCGCAGGGGAAACCCTTCTGTTTGCCCTGGGGAATTTCCAGCTCCTGGTACTACGAGGTTCCACCGCTGTTATCCTTCACGGGGTAACTGCCGGAATTGCAGCCCGCTCCATTCCCGCCAGGGAACTAGGATTGCGTTCCTGGGCCTGGATAGCCGCAGCCATGGGCATTCATTGGCTGTATAACCTCTTGCTGGCCCTTCCTAGTCCGTTTAACTACCTGGTGTTTGTATTGCTTGCCGGAGCCATGGTCCGTATCCTCGGGGGGATCCGGGCAACCCAGTAG
- a CDS encoding glycoside hydrolase family 16 protein — protein sequence MKKLYPWVAALLLMLFTAGCEGGLLPFSADPASDGQVLSRSVIQGSGGTVYVSGMENQQITIRYPAATPASFSRLYLSEGDGMGLVLASQDMQWQAGEYRYTFTHPSFTTGATIHLAVLELRNGQERLIPQGNLATPSTWATVEYGDGSTPDPGEDPDDPTQPVSGSIQLDGPAGQITIKEMQSGSFLVEFPVDSPGTGARVYISEGNGLGLVTAHAAMTYGNGTYTFTANHPSFVPGSEIAIAVLDQRNGIETLVPQGQLASVSSWSQFTLSTDPGDPTDPTDPTDPTDPTDPTDPTDPTDPTEPGQTGLYLDRTLTSATWSELSNGTVADFAIGGWDATTDMDFNDGVVTMTVNSNAPLKYFSGGTLGQVPMQADGTSYYDFSQVQTIRFTIRSASLAASDIRFILQDVTGTNQIDAVPLSTYGAGSLASWTTINIPVSQINNKNILVAFALLLGTDVGRSVEIKDIGFLTASGQNAPVTSTVTWTIYDVSQIKASLSEVWRDDFNQAGAPDPAYWTYDLDEDNPFGPDNRWGNGEAQIYTNSRENSYVDNQGVLNIVARHDPATGEWTSARLKTMGLKDFKYGFIEIRAKVPVEGGSWPAIWMLPTDIVYRDPRVGTDTYGNAWPASGEIDIMEHATNFPYWGGAGSAHGTVHTFSNSGVDHGYAGEGMGGEYFADINTAWHTYAIYWTEDKIILFYDNKKLGEYNNPHTPEQWMGWPFDQQFHLILNLAMGGKLGGSIDVTSDVYFKIDHVRVWQ from the coding sequence ATGAAGAAACTCTATCCATGGGTAGCTGCTCTGTTACTCATGCTTTTTACGGCTGGATGTGAAGGGGGGTTGTTACCCTTCAGCGCTGATCCGGCTTCTGACGGGCAGGTCCTCTCCCGTTCGGTAATCCAAGGTTCCGGGGGAACCGTCTATGTATCCGGTATGGAGAATCAACAGATTACCATCCGCTACCCAGCAGCAACCCCCGCCAGTTTTTCCAGGCTTTACCTCTCTGAGGGCGACGGTATGGGACTGGTGCTTGCGAGTCAGGATATGCAATGGCAGGCGGGGGAGTACCGTTACACCTTTACACACCCCAGCTTTACAACCGGAGCTACGATTCATCTTGCTGTGCTCGAACTCCGCAACGGCCAAGAGAGACTGATACCCCAGGGGAATTTGGCCACGCCTTCGACCTGGGCGACGGTAGAATATGGCGATGGTAGCACCCCTGACCCCGGAGAGGATCCCGATGATCCGACCCAACCGGTATCCGGAAGTATTCAGCTGGATGGACCTGCGGGGCAAATCACCATCAAGGAGATGCAGTCAGGCTCGTTTCTCGTTGAATTTCCGGTGGATAGTCCCGGTACAGGTGCACGGGTGTATATTTCAGAGGGCAATGGCCTAGGGTTGGTGACAGCCCATGCGGCAATGACCTACGGCAATGGAACCTACACCTTCACTGCGAACCACCCAAGTTTTGTACCCGGCTCAGAAATTGCCATTGCTGTATTGGATCAGCGAAACGGCATAGAAACCCTCGTACCCCAGGGGCAGCTGGCCTCGGTGTCCAGCTGGTCACAATTTACTCTTTCCACCGATCCCGGAGATCCGACCGATCCAACGGACCCGACCGACCCAACGGACCCGACCGACCCAACGGACCCGACCGACCCAACGGACCCAACGGAACCTGGCCAGACCGGATTGTACCTTGACAGAACCCTCACCAGCGCTACCTGGTCGGAGTTGTCCAATGGAACCGTTGCAGATTTCGCCATCGGCGGCTGGGATGCAACAACAGATATGGATTTTAACGATGGCGTAGTAACTATGACCGTTAACTCCAACGCCCCGCTCAAGTACTTCAGCGGCGGAACCCTCGGTCAGGTTCCCATGCAGGCGGACGGCACCAGCTACTATGATTTTTCACAGGTCCAAACCATCCGGTTCACCATTCGGTCCGCCAGCCTCGCTGCATCGGATATCCGGTTCATCCTCCAGGATGTCACCGGAACAAACCAGATTGATGCCGTACCTCTAAGCACCTACGGCGCAGGATCTCTCGCCTCCTGGACCACCATCAACATCCCGGTATCCCAGATCAATAATAAAAATATTCTCGTGGCCTTCGCGCTGCTCCTGGGAACCGATGTGGGAAGATCAGTAGAGATTAAAGATATCGGCTTCCTCACGGCGTCAGGTCAGAATGCTCCGGTGACCTCTACCGTTACCTGGACGATATACGACGTTTCCCAGATCAAAGCATCCCTATCGGAGGTGTGGCGGGATGATTTTAACCAGGCCGGTGCTCCTGATCCTGCCTACTGGACATACGATTTGGATGAGGACAATCCCTTCGGTCCCGATAACCGGTGGGGAAACGGAGAGGCACAGATCTACACCAACTCCCGGGAGAACTCCTATGTGGATAACCAGGGCGTTTTGAATATCGTTGCAAGACACGACCCGGCAACGGGAGAATGGACCAGTGCCAGACTTAAAACCATGGGGCTGAAGGATTTTAAATACGGATTTATCGAAATCCGTGCCAAGGTTCCTGTGGAAGGCGGATCCTGGCCGGCGATTTGGATGCTACCCACGGATATCGTCTACCGAGATCCCCGGGTTGGAACCGATACCTACGGCAATGCCTGGCCTGCCAGCGGCGAGATTGATATCATGGAGCATGCAACCAATTTCCCGTACTGGGGAGGGGCCGGTAGTGCCCACGGGACCGTACACACCTTCAGCAACTCCGGAGTCGATCATGGCTATGCAGGAGAAGGTATGGGGGGAGAGTACTTCGCCGATATAAACACCGCTTGGCATACCTATGCAATTTACTGGACCGAAGATAAGATCATCCTCTTCTATGATAATAAAAAGCTGGGTGAGTACAATAACCCACATACCCCGGAACAGTGGATGGGTTGGCCCTTTGACCAGCAATTTCACCTGATCCTTAATCTCGCCATGGGGGGGAAACTCGGAGGCAGCATTGATGTAACATCCGATGTGTATTTCAAAATCGACCATGTCAGGGTTTGGCAGTAA
- a CDS encoding MBL fold metallo-hydrolase gives MENSITVLVENLVYTKNLGAEHGLSLFIRHGGTSILFDAGQSNLLLANAQELDISLDNIDHIIVSHGHYDHTGGLQTVVEKNPKASLRISDLAFDQRTNAVNQNIGIPPGIPKEKASRITTPEEIVPGVYCMPRAEILDEKDTHFTGFSVFRDGSWQIDTFEDEQSLVIVNADSISVISGCSHRGITNIVQTAMNYFQLPVDLILGGFHLSKEPNIRPTIEQLRALKPRRLGVCHCTGMNQYCSIKQSLSTPVEYMYTGRTISLNTEA, from the coding sequence ATGGAAAACAGCATAACCGTCCTAGTCGAAAATCTGGTATACACAAAAAATCTCGGCGCCGAACACGGGCTCTCCCTTTTCATCCGCCACGGAGGAACCTCAATCCTATTCGACGCCGGTCAGAGCAATCTTCTCCTCGCTAACGCCCAGGAACTGGATATCTCCCTGGACAACATTGATCATATCATCGTTAGTCATGGCCATTACGATCACACCGGGGGCTTACAGACCGTGGTAGAAAAAAACCCCAAGGCTTCTCTACGGATCTCCGATCTTGCCTTCGACCAGCGCACCAATGCCGTGAACCAGAATATCGGGATTCCTCCCGGTATACCGAAGGAAAAAGCCAGTCGCATTACCACTCCTGAAGAAATCGTGCCGGGGGTGTACTGCATGCCCCGGGCTGAGATACTGGATGAAAAGGATACCCATTTTACCGGGTTCTCTGTTTTTCGAGACGGGTCATGGCAAATCGACACCTTCGAGGACGAACAGTCCCTGGTCATAGTGAATGCGGATAGCATCTCTGTTATTAGCGGTTGTTCCCATCGAGGAATTACCAATATTGTTCAAACTGCGATGAACTATTTTCAACTCCCCGTAGATCTTATTCTGGGGGGATTTCACCTCTCCAAAGAACCTAATATTCGTCCGACCATTGAACAGCTTCGAGCCCTAAAACCCCGACGCCTAGGTGTGTGCCACTGTACGGGGATGAATCAATACTGTTCAATAAAGCAATCCTTGAGTACACCCGTCGAATACATGTACACCGGCAGAACTATTTCTTTAAATACGGAGGCATAA
- a CDS encoding glycoside hydrolase family 2 protein, whose product MRSTIRLDNWQFSPASSPDPPAWQDITLPHTMVELPYNGFDEEEFQVTGYYRCVVFGSLEWHDKEVILEFDGVMGDARVSVNGEPITSLQGGYIPHQVAIHPYLNLGQENLIAVALDCRENPETPPYGRVVDFLGFGGLYRPARLIIRNYLHLEDLRVTTIGIGEGHPGFTLGVRISPGGSLDQSHDAEGLQITLTLTSPESVPWHSEPLAIQGAGIDLSFHPPDLILWEPDRPHLYTLRVDLIAPGTTLLDRIEMRTGFREVAFTPEGFFCNEQKHFLIGLNRHQTFPYRGAAMPERIQRRDAEILRQDLGLTVVRTSHYPQDPAFLDRCDELGLFVMEEIPGWQYIGDDSWKQQSLRDLEAMIRRDRHHPSVVLWGVRINESPDDTPFYRETNALARGLDPGRQTGGVRNFARSELLEDVYTFNDFSHDGSNPPLLPKHRVAPRSAPYMVTEHTGHTFPTKRYDQEERLIEHSLRHLRIINHALAMKGLAGVIGWCAFDYHTHREFGSGDRICYHGVYDAFRQPKWAAAAYSSQMPPERRPVLQPLSLFALGERNGALTMPLTILTNCDSLRIYRNEEYLGEFYPDRRSWPHLPHPPVHIQELIGTRLSAYGFSLRAQTRLKRIFGAIMEKGEKGISLLQKLQLAGIVLLRGMSLLQARRMFEAVSTGWGEPEQIWRFEGIVGNRPVLQRSFGSSRASALLVDPDNTLLEAGKPDGTRVAISLVDQHGNTMPHVSEAVQVGCTGPGHLAGPRQVSLTGGVSALWVLTTGEPGIITLTVSSPRFGVSSLRIEVRSAPDVAR is encoded by the coding sequence ATGCGTTCCACTATCCGCCTCGATAATTGGCAGTTTTCTCCGGCTTCCTCCCCCGACCCCCCCGCCTGGCAGGATATAACCCTCCCCCACACCATGGTGGAACTCCCCTACAATGGTTTCGACGAGGAAGAGTTCCAGGTAACCGGGTATTACCGTTGTGTCGTCTTCGGCTCCTTGGAATGGCACGATAAGGAGGTGATTCTCGAATTTGACGGGGTTATGGGCGATGCAAGGGTATCTGTCAACGGTGAACCCATTACATCCCTCCAGGGAGGATACATTCCCCATCAGGTGGCCATCCACCCCTACCTCAATCTTGGCCAAGAAAACCTCATTGCGGTAGCCCTGGACTGCCGGGAAAACCCTGAAACCCCGCCCTATGGCCGGGTGGTGGATTTTCTTGGTTTCGGGGGATTATACCGCCCGGCGAGACTGATCATCCGCAATTACCTGCACCTGGAAGATCTCAGGGTTACCACCATTGGCATTGGCGAAGGGCACCCGGGATTTACCCTGGGTGTACGTATTTCTCCTGGGGGTTCACTAGACCAGTCTCACGATGCGGAGGGCCTTCAAATCACCCTAACCCTCACCTCCCCGGAATCCGTCCCTTGGCATTCAGAGCCCCTAGCAATACAAGGCGCGGGGATAGATCTTAGCTTTCATCCCCCGGACCTCATTCTTTGGGAACCCGATAGGCCCCATCTCTACACCCTGAGGGTGGATCTGATAGCTCCGGGAACCACCCTCCTTGACCGGATTGAGATGAGAACCGGGTTTCGTGAAGTGGCATTTACCCCGGAGGGATTTTTCTGCAATGAACAGAAACACTTCCTTATTGGCCTAAATAGGCACCAGACCTTTCCCTACCGGGGGGCAGCAATGCCGGAACGCATCCAGCGTCGGGATGCGGAAATCCTCCGGCAAGATCTGGGCCTGACCGTGGTCCGAACCAGCCACTACCCCCAGGATCCCGCATTTTTGGACCGCTGCGATGAGCTTGGCTTATTCGTCATGGAGGAGATTCCAGGGTGGCAGTACATCGGTGACGATTCTTGGAAACAGCAAAGCCTCCGGGACTTGGAGGCCATGATCCGAAGAGACCGACATCATCCATCGGTGGTTCTCTGGGGAGTGCGCATTAACGAAAGCCCGGATGACACGCCGTTTTACCGGGAAACAAACGCCCTGGCCCGGGGCCTTGACCCAGGGCGGCAGACCGGCGGGGTCCGGAACTTCGCCAGGAGTGAGCTACTTGAGGATGTGTACACCTTCAACGATTTCAGCCACGACGGCAGCAATCCGCCCCTGCTCCCAAAACACCGGGTAGCACCCAGATCCGCGCCCTACATGGTAACCGAGCATACCGGGCACACCTTCCCCACAAAACGCTACGATCAGGAGGAGCGCCTGATCGAACATAGTCTGAGACATCTGCGAATCATTAACCACGCCCTGGCCATGAAGGGCCTCGCCGGGGTGATCGGATGGTGCGCCTTCGATTACCACACCCATCGGGAGTTCGGCAGCGGCGATCGGATCTGTTATCACGGGGTGTATGACGCATTCCGACAACCCAAGTGGGCAGCCGCTGCGTATTCGTCTCAGATGCCCCCGGAACGCCGTCCGGTGCTCCAGCCCCTGAGCCTCTTTGCTCTAGGAGAGCGCAACGGCGCACTCACCATGCCCCTGACCATCCTTACCAACTGTGATTCCCTGCGGATTTATCGAAATGAGGAATATCTCGGTGAGTTCTACCCGGACCGCCGCTCTTGGCCCCATCTACCCCACCCGCCGGTACACATCCAGGAACTGATAGGAACCCGCCTTAGCGCATATGGCTTCTCTCTCCGGGCTCAAACCCGCCTCAAGAGGATATTCGGCGCCATCATGGAAAAGGGCGAAAAGGGGATTTCACTGCTTCAAAAACTACAGTTGGCCGGGATTGTCCTTCTCCGGGGCATGAGTCTGCTCCAAGCCCGGAGAATGTTCGAAGCCGTTAGTACCGGCTGGGGGGAACCGGAGCAAATCTGGAGGTTTGAGGGAATAGTTGGTAACCGCCCAGTGCTGCAGCGCAGCTTCGGATCCAGCCGGGCTTCAGCACTACTGGTAGACCCGGACAATACACTGTTAGAAGCTGGGAAACCAGACGGAACCCGGGTAGCCATATCCTTGGTTGATCAACACGGTAATACCATGCCCCATGTAAGTGAGGCTGTACAGGTAGGGTGCACCGGCCCCGGCCATCTCGCCGGACCGCGCCAAGTAAGCCTGACCGGTGGGGTGAGTGCCCTTTGGGTCCTCACTACCGGCGAACCTGGAATCATCACCCTAACCGTGTCCTCCCCACGGTTCGGTGTATCCTCCCTACGCATAGAGGTACGATCTGCACCGGACGTGGCTCGGTAA